From the genome of Mercurialis annua linkage group LG4 unlocalized genomic scaffold, ddMerAnnu1.2 SUPER_6_unloc_45, whole genome shotgun sequence, one region includes:
- the LOC126663714 gene encoding uncharacterized protein LOC126663714, with the protein MAQSGSEMIHTEDPATQSKRGRSKSRDVMADMNSRLAKVELAVADGQDRFEEADQRIEELEKGTCTINTWDEFKRELKRQFYPENAEEEARAKLRRLQQKGSIRDYVKEFSEVLLEIPDYPDKEALFAFKDGLQNWVKMELQRHGVQDLATAISIAESLIEFKRPEKPKSNKDKGGNGKSGGDTQGKPSYHKSNKFERGNSSKEYKGGDRPMKCFFCDGPHKARDCPKKAKLSALVEEDEERQREETKMGSLQILNAIKAKVEVPKTEKKGRLFVEAKIGGQLVKALVDTGASNNFLQVEEAKKLGITYSGEGGWLKAVNSEPKSIYGVARGVKVCLGEWSGLIDFSVVPMDDYPIVLGIEFMDHVKAVPIPFANTMCILEEGNTCMVPLARETSLKAKQLSAMQLSKGVKKAQPTFLATLKEERAEPLAKEQPMKVLRVLEEFKDVMPPELPKKLPPKREVDHKIELVQGATPPATVPYRMAPPELEELRRQLKELLDAGYIQPSKAPYGAPVLFQKKHDGSLRMCIDYRALNKITVKNKYPIPLIADLFDQLGDARWFSKLDLRSGYWQVRIADGDAPKTTCVTRYGSYEFLVMPFGLTNAPATFCTLMNRVFQPFLDKFVVVYLDDIVVYSNTLEEHVDHLRQVFQVLRENELYVKKEKCDFAQKEVMFLGHIVGGGKLRMDKSKVQAIDEWKPPRKVPELRSFLGLVNYYRKFIKGYSAIASPLTDLLKKNKAWSWDEKCQGAFETLKRA; encoded by the coding sequence ATGGCACAATCGGGAAGTGAAATGATTCACACGGAGGATCCAGCGACACAATCGAAGAGGGGGAGGTCCAAGTCGAGGGATGTTATGGCGGACATGAATTCGAGGCTCGCAAAGGTAGAACTTGCGGTTGCCGATGGGCAAGATAGGTTCGAGGAGGCGGACCAACGCATCGAGGAGCTCGAGAAGGGAACTTGTACCATCAACACATGGGACGAGTTCAAGAGGGAGCTTAAGAGGCAATTCTATCCAGAGAATGCCGAGGAGGAGGCGAGAGCAAAGCTAAGGCGTCTCCAACAAAAGGGAAGCATTCGCGACTATGTGAAAGAATTTTCGGAGGTACTTTTGGAGATCCCCGACTATCCCGACAAGGAAGCCTTGTTTGCCTTTAAGGATGGTCTACAAAATTGGGTCAAGATGGAGCTTCAACGACATGGAGTCCAAGATCTCGCTACCGCTATTTCTATTGCCGAGTCGCTTATCGAGTTCAAAAGGCCGGAAAAACCCAAGTCTAACAAAGACAAGGGAGGCAATGGAAAGAGTGGGGGAGATACCCAAGGAAAGCCGAGCTATCATAAGTCTAACAAGTTCGAGAGAGGGAATAGCTCCAAAGAGTACAAGGGCGGAGATAGGCCGATGAAATGCTTCTTTTGCGATGGACCACACAAAGCAAGAGACTGCCCGAAGAAAGCGAAGCTCTCGGCCTTAGTGGAAGAAGACGAGGAGCGGCAACGAGAGGAGACCAAGATGGGGTCATTGCAAATCCTTAACGCCATCAAGGCTAAAGTGGAAGTGCCCAAGACCGAGAAGAAGGGTCGTTTGTTCGTGGAGGCCAAAATCGGTGGACAACTTGTGAAAGCGTTGGTGGATACCGGGGCGTCGAACAACTTTCTTCAAGTAGAAGAAGCGAAGAAATTGGGCATCACCTATAGCGGAGAGGGAGGATGGCTTAAGGCGGTCAACTCGGAGCCAAAATCGATATATGGAGTTGCTCGAGGCGTGAAAGTTTGCCTAGGTGAGTGGTCGGGCCTTATTGATTTTTCAGTTGTTCCTATGGACGATTATCCTATTGTGCTTGGCATCGAGTTCATGGATCACGTCAAAGCCGTGCCGATTCCTTTCGCCAACACCATGTGTATTTTGGAGGAAGGAAATACGTGCATGGTTCCTCTAGCGAGAGAAACAAGCCTTAAGGCGAAGCAACTCTCGGCCATGCAACTCTCCAAGGGAGTGAAGAAGGCCCAACCGACTTTCCTAGCTACGCTTAAGGAAGAAAGAGCGGAACCGCTAGCGAAGGAGCAACCCATGAAAGTCTTGCGTGTCCTCGAGGAGTTCAAGGACGTGATGCCCCCGGAGTTGCCGAAGAAACTCCCGCCAAAGAGAGAGGTGGACCATAAGATCGAATTGGTGCAAGGTGCCACCCCGCCTGCGACAGTGCCTTACCGCATGGCGCCCCCCGAGTTAGAAGAGTTGCGGAGGCAACTTAAGGAGTTGTTGGATGCGGGATATATCCAACCTTCGAAGGCTCCATATGGTGCGCCCGTGCTTTTCCAAAAGAAGCACGATGGGTCGCTTCGAATGTGCATAGACTACCGTGCACTTAACAAGATCACGGTGAAGAACAAATACCCCATCCCATTGATTGCCGATTTATTTGATCAACTTGGAGATGCGAGGTGGTTTTCCAAGCTTGATTTGAGATCGGGGTATTGGCAAGTAAGGATTGCGGACGGAGATGCGCCGAAGACCACATGCGTTACGAGGTATGGCTCCTACGAGTTTTTGGTTATGCCTTTTGGACTAACAAACGCTCCCGCCACATTTTGCACCCTCATGAATCGAGTATTCCAACCGTTCTTGGACAAGTTTGTCGTCGTATACTTGGACGATATTGTTGTCTATAGCAACACGTTGGAGGAGCATGTTGACCACTTACGACAAGTTTTCCAAGTGCTAAGGGAAAACGAGTTGTACGTGAAGAAGGAGAAGTGCGACTTCGCGCAAAAGGAGGTCATGTTCTTGGGGCACATTGTTGGTGGAGGAAAGCTAAGAATGGACAAGTCCAAGGTGCAAGCAATCGATGAGTGGAAGCCACCAAGGAAGGTTCCGGAGTTGCGTTCTTTCCTTGGCCTCGTCAACTACTACCGAAAGTTCATAAAGGGTTACTCCGCAATCGCTTCACCGCTTACCGATCTTTTAAAGAAGAACAAGGCATGGAGTTGGGACGAGAAGTGCCAAGGCGCATTCGAGACGCTAAAGAGAGCG